In Vibrio lentus, a single genomic region encodes these proteins:
- a CDS encoding response regulator: MFRFYRKQKFKRLQNTLMLAFLVLSITPVTLIAIFFLQSHSQDLQEQSTSHLVSVRDTKQQQIVDYLQAQESQVMGFVRSELANASGGRFYGLINAFQRLGLDIDEARSNAQQRYIQGSGDQIKTSILPESSSFIGSERYRLLHKRYHNSYQELLKRSDFDDILLVDINGNVAYSVFKRDDYGTNLVTGKYKDSNLGLTFQRLAKDVREKRKSNEDYTPVIVSDFKDENGKQTAWLGAPIVQQGYLHSYAMFRLPINGITKLIADLNKSSNIQTLLVGSDHLPRSLAHSQESINLSLDVVDKALAGETAVGTFDNTLDQAIIAAYTPIELKYATWALVVELPEKEAFARIHQLEKIFVIVMLTAIILVVVASHYLSNFITSPLLKLTWAAEKVSAGDLDETMINTERKDEIGRLAVSFERMQRSIREKMLLIKSQNDELEDNLKTIQKQNEELQLANKLKDEFLATTSHELRTPLHGMVGIAEALISGANGPIPANQKYQLDIIINSGQRLATLVDDLLDYHKMRYGSLDIKKSAVDLSAATSLVLELSHHLLGNKPIRIINQVPSDLGLVSSDPQRLEQVMYNLVGNAIKYTSEGKIVISASVIDDNIRVQVVDTGQGIPAEYLEHIFEPLIQAGQDSSNYRQGAGLGLSISRQLIELMGGSLYVSSQPMLGTTFSFTLPLATQEELDSYNESGSYSHFQAPDLIDNTQQENSAISEDPNGPLLVIADDEPVNLRVLDSFLKLEGYRVRTACDGPETIELIEKEKPELLLLDIMMPGMSGYQVCEALRKQYDHAQLPIIMLTALNQAEDRVRGFEAGANDYLSKPFNKQELAARITAHLSASKAEQRRLENDQLQLELKHRAMVEANLLETQRRLLEQLESAPEAIICIREDQRIRFANEAAAKLFRRGQEQLKRSMADEIIAPKYLKVEQAHYCGDIDIYIDDTRQRIPSDILKLPEGSGLDTMYIFNVGGGVNSNRINNLETAVEALSSYAFEGDKDKLQQLKELGGEFTRLADKATGEGKNKQELMREVLVEAMTNAIIYWESVTGETKFAFAEKSGLWRVYLDRSTLQTRTLDKYLRFETLPKTPRWRTVLSSIEFILEHCKEQTPERTHIEMLRDKLQKLLTS, from the coding sequence ATGTTTAGATTCTATCGAAAGCAGAAGTTTAAGCGCCTTCAAAATACCCTAATGTTGGCGTTTCTCGTCCTCAGTATTACCCCAGTGACACTTATCGCGATCTTTTTCCTCCAATCGCACAGTCAGGATCTTCAGGAACAAAGTACTTCGCACCTTGTTTCGGTCCGTGATACTAAGCAGCAGCAAATCGTCGATTACCTACAGGCGCAAGAATCACAAGTGATGGGCTTCGTTCGCTCTGAGCTAGCCAATGCCAGTGGTGGACGTTTCTACGGTTTAATCAATGCCTTTCAACGACTCGGCTTAGATATTGATGAAGCGCGCAGCAATGCTCAACAGCGCTACATTCAAGGATCAGGCGATCAAATCAAAACATCTATCCTACCTGAATCGAGTAGTTTCATTGGAAGTGAACGCTATCGCTTGCTGCATAAGCGCTACCATAACTCATACCAAGAACTGCTTAAGCGTTCAGATTTCGATGACATTTTACTGGTCGACATTAATGGCAACGTCGCTTATTCCGTATTTAAACGTGATGATTACGGTACCAACTTAGTCACAGGTAAATACAAAGATTCAAATCTAGGCCTTACCTTTCAACGACTAGCAAAAGACGTAAGAGAAAAACGTAAATCTAATGAAGACTATACGCCAGTTATCGTTTCAGACTTTAAAGACGAGAACGGTAAACAGACTGCATGGTTAGGTGCGCCAATTGTTCAACAAGGCTATCTGCACAGCTATGCCATGTTTCGACTGCCTATCAACGGCATTACCAAGCTTATTGCGGATCTAAACAAGAGCTCTAATATTCAAACACTTCTTGTTGGTAGTGACCACTTACCTCGCAGCCTAGCTCACTCTCAAGAATCGATTAACCTGAGCTTAGATGTTGTCGACAAAGCTCTGGCTGGTGAAACAGCAGTAGGCACGTTTGACAACACTCTCGATCAAGCGATCATCGCCGCTTACACCCCTATTGAATTGAAGTACGCAACTTGGGCTCTCGTCGTTGAGCTTCCAGAAAAAGAGGCGTTTGCTCGCATTCATCAATTAGAAAAGATCTTCGTGATTGTGATGCTGACAGCGATCATTCTCGTAGTCGTTGCATCGCACTACTTATCGAACTTCATCACCTCGCCATTGTTAAAGCTCACTTGGGCCGCCGAGAAGGTCTCCGCAGGCGATCTTGACGAAACGATGATCAATACCGAGCGTAAAGATGAAATAGGTCGCCTAGCGGTCAGCTTTGAAAGGATGCAGCGTTCTATTCGTGAAAAAATGCTGCTGATTAAAAGTCAAAATGATGAGTTAGAGGACAACCTCAAAACGATTCAAAAACAAAATGAAGAGTTACAGCTTGCCAATAAACTGAAAGATGAATTCTTGGCGACGACTTCGCATGAACTCAGAACCCCACTGCATGGCATGGTTGGTATTGCTGAGGCGCTGATATCTGGAGCAAACGGCCCTATTCCTGCCAACCAGAAGTACCAGTTGGATATCATCATCAATAGTGGTCAGAGATTAGCAACCTTGGTTGATGACCTGCTCGATTACCACAAGATGCGCTATGGCAGCTTAGATATTAAGAAATCAGCCGTGGATTTGTCTGCGGCCACCAGCTTAGTGCTTGAGTTATCTCATCACCTGCTAGGCAACAAACCGATCCGCATTATCAACCAAGTGCCAAGTGATTTAGGGTTAGTCTCATCTGATCCTCAACGACTGGAACAAGTGATGTATAACTTGGTCGGCAATGCTATTAAGTACACATCCGAAGGTAAAATTGTTATCTCAGCGAGTGTTATCGACGACAACATTCGAGTTCAAGTTGTCGATACCGGCCAAGGTATCCCAGCAGAGTACCTAGAACATATCTTTGAACCACTGATTCAAGCAGGACAAGACTCAAGTAACTATCGCCAAGGTGCAGGACTTGGGTTGTCCATTAGCCGCCAGCTGATTGAGCTAATGGGTGGCTCGCTGTACGTAAGTAGCCAACCTATGCTTGGGACGACCTTCAGCTTCACATTACCTTTAGCTACCCAAGAAGAATTGGATAGTTACAATGAATCAGGGAGCTACTCACACTTCCAAGCGCCTGATTTGATTGATAACACTCAGCAAGAAAATAGCGCTATCAGTGAAGACCCGAATGGCCCGCTGTTAGTCATTGCTGATGATGAGCCGGTAAACCTACGCGTGCTAGACAGCTTCTTGAAATTGGAAGGTTATCGAGTTCGCACTGCATGTGACGGCCCAGAAACCATCGAGTTGATTGAGAAAGAGAAACCAGAATTACTTCTGCTCGACATCATGATGCCAGGCATGAGCGGCTATCAGGTTTGTGAAGCACTGCGTAAGCAATACGATCATGCACAATTGCCAATCATCATGCTCACAGCTCTTAATCAAGCAGAAGACCGTGTTCGTGGCTTTGAAGCAGGTGCCAACGATTACTTGTCCAAGCCGTTTAACAAACAGGAACTGGCGGCTCGAATCACAGCGCATTTATCGGCAAGTAAGGCTGAACAGAGGCGCCTTGAGAATGACCAGCTGCAACTGGAGCTCAAACACCGAGCTATGGTTGAAGCGAACTTACTAGAAACTCAAAGACGCTTGCTAGAACAATTAGAGTCAGCACCAGAAGCCATCATCTGTATTCGGGAAGACCAACGTATTCGCTTTGCCAACGAAGCGGCTGCCAAGCTGTTTAGGCGCGGGCAAGAGCAACTTAAGCGCTCAATGGCCGATGAAATCATTGCACCTAAATACCTCAAGGTGGAGCAAGCACACTACTGTGGTGACATCGATATCTATATTGATGACACACGTCAGCGCATACCAAGTGACATTCTTAAACTACCTGAAGGCTCAGGGCTCGATACCATGTATATCTTCAATGTCGGTGGTGGCGTTAACTCAAACCGTATCAATAACCTTGAAACGGCGGTTGAGGCGCTTTCAAGCTACGCCTTTGAAGGTGATAAAGATAAACTGCAACAACTGAAAGAACTCGGTGGAGAATTCACTCGCCTTGCTGATAAGGCAACCGGTGAAGGTAAAAACAAACAAGAGCTAATGCGCGAAGTATTAGTTGAGGCGATGACCAATGCGATCATTTATTGGGAGTCAGTCACTGGTGAAACAAAGTTTGCTTTCGCAGAGAAGAGTGGCTTGTGGCGTGTTTATTTAGACCGAAGTACGCTGCAAACTCGCACCTTAGATAAATACCTACGCTTTGAAACCTTACCTAAAACGCCTCGCTGGCGAACGGTATTGAGCTCTATCGAATTCATACTTGAGCACTGTAAAGAACAAACACCAGAAAGAACTCATATTGAGATGCTAAGGGATAAACTACAGAAACTACTGACCAGCTAA
- a CDS encoding ABC transporter substrate-binding protein: protein MLANIKKTAIATAIIATATTGFASVATAAERSELTIHPKEYTTFVRNFNPYLGATNLHTTTDFLYEPLVVFNEMHGNTPVFRLAENFTMSDDLMSVVFDIRKGVKWSDGEAFSADDVVFSFNLVKEKPELDQSGINSWVTSVEKLNDYQVKFNLTEANSNVPYEIAKVPVVPKHIWKDVKDPSTFTNENPVGSGPFTEIDTFTAQLYIQCANPNYWDADNLDVDCLRVPQIANNDQFLGKVVNSEMDWTSSFVPDIDRTYAAASPKHHYWYPPAGTQAFIVNFKHPDAAKHEALSNVEFRRAFSMALDRQTIIDIAFYGGGTVNDFASGLGYAFEAWSDEKTHDKYKGFNTYNAEGAKKLLADAGFKDVNKDGFVDTPSGKSFELMIQSPNGWTDFNNTVQLAVEQLNEIGIKAKARTPDFSVYNQAMLEGTYDVAYTNYFHGADPYTYWNSAYNSSLQSGDGMPRFAMHFYQNDKLDGLLNSFYKTADKNEQLDIAHGIQQIIAADQVTIPVMSGAYMYQYNTTRFTGWWNEENPKGRPNIWAGIPERLLHVLDLKPVK from the coding sequence ATGCTTGCCAATATAAAAAAAACAGCAATAGCAACAGCAATTATTGCAACTGCTACAACAGGTTTTGCATCAGTAGCAACCGCTGCAGAACGCAGTGAGTTGACTATTCACCCGAAAGAGTACACTACCTTCGTACGTAACTTTAACCCGTACCTTGGTGCTACTAACCTACATACTACAACCGACTTCCTTTATGAGCCGCTAGTAGTATTTAACGAAATGCACGGTAACACTCCAGTGTTCCGTCTAGCTGAAAACTTCACAATGTCAGATGACCTGATGAGCGTAGTTTTCGACATTCGTAAGGGTGTTAAATGGTCTGACGGAGAAGCTTTCTCTGCTGATGATGTTGTTTTTTCTTTCAACCTTGTAAAAGAGAAGCCAGAGCTTGACCAATCTGGTATCAACTCTTGGGTAACTTCTGTAGAAAAACTGAACGACTACCAAGTTAAGTTCAACCTAACAGAAGCTAACTCGAACGTACCTTACGAGATTGCTAAAGTACCAGTAGTACCTAAGCACATCTGGAAAGACGTTAAAGATCCATCAACGTTTACCAATGAGAACCCAGTAGGTTCTGGTCCGTTTACAGAAATCGATACGTTTACAGCTCAGCTATACATCCAGTGTGCTAACCCGAACTACTGGGATGCAGACAACCTAGATGTTGACTGTCTACGTGTTCCACAAATTGCGAACAACGACCAGTTCCTAGGTAAAGTTGTAAACAGTGAAATGGACTGGACGTCTTCTTTCGTTCCAGATATCGATCGTACATACGCTGCAGCTAGCCCTAAACACCACTACTGGTACCCGCCAGCAGGTACACAAGCATTCATCGTTAACTTCAAGCACCCTGATGCTGCAAAGCATGAAGCATTGAGCAACGTTGAATTCCGTCGTGCTTTCTCTATGGCTCTTGACCGTCAAACTATCATCGACATCGCATTCTACGGTGGCGGTACTGTGAACGATTTCGCATCGGGTCTTGGCTACGCATTTGAAGCTTGGTCTGATGAAAAAACTCACGACAAGTACAAAGGCTTCAACACTTACAATGCTGAAGGTGCGAAGAAGCTTCTTGCTGACGCTGGCTTCAAAGATGTAAACAAAGATGGTTTTGTTGATACTCCATCTGGTAAGTCTTTCGAACTAATGATCCAATCGCCAAATGGCTGGACTGACTTCAACAACACAGTTCAACTAGCGGTAGAACAGCTAAACGAAATCGGCATTAAAGCGAAAGCTCGTACGCCTGACTTCTCTGTGTACAACCAAGCAATGCTTGAAGGTACATACGACGTAGCTTACACAAACTACTTCCACGGTGCGGATCCATACACGTACTGGAACAGTGCTTACAACTCATCACTTCAATCTGGTGATGGTATGCCTCGTTTCGCGATGCACTTCTACCAAAACGACAAGCTAGATGGTCTTCTAAACAGCTTCTACAAAACAGCTGACAAGAACGAACAGCTAGATATCGCACACGGTATTCAACAAATCATCGCTGCAGACCAAGTAACGATCCCTGTGATGTCTGGTGCTTACATGTACCAATACAACACAACTCGCTTTACTGGTTGGTGGAACGAAGAAAATCCAAAAGGCCGTCCAAACATTTGGGCTGGTATTCCAGAGCGTCTACTTCATGTACTGGACCTAAAACCAGTTAAATAA
- a CDS encoding ABC transporter permease: protein MGYFLRRLSFYFVALLVAATLNFIIPRAMPGDPVTMMFANASVQVTPERIAAMKELLGFVDGGLLVQYGAYMKNILSWELGTSIQFYPLSVNTLLGGAFGWSLFLAGTAVILSFSIGSILGIFAAWKRGSKYDAFVTPGMLILQAVPQVVIAMLALFTFAIGLKWFPTGYAYTAGTIPDWTSWAFIKDVAYHAFLPLVCASVVQIGGFLVNMRNNMINLLAEDYITMAKGKGLSENRVVFNYAARNAMLPSVTALSMSLGMAIGGQLIIEIIFNYPGLGSVLFNAINARDYQVLQGQLLIMTLFMLFFNLVADMLYVVLDPRLRKGGK from the coding sequence ATGGGTTATTTTTTAAGACGTTTGTCATTTTATTTTGTCGCGCTATTAGTTGCAGCGACGTTAAACTTTATTATTCCAAGAGCAATGCCTGGTGACCCGGTTACCATGATGTTTGCGAACGCTTCTGTACAAGTTACTCCTGAGCGTATTGCTGCAATGAAAGAACTATTAGGCTTCGTTGATGGCGGCTTACTGGTTCAATACGGCGCATACATGAAGAACATTCTAAGCTGGGAGCTTGGTACATCAATCCAGTTTTACCCACTTTCAGTAAACACACTGTTAGGTGGCGCATTCGGTTGGTCGCTTTTCTTAGCTGGCACCGCAGTTATTCTGTCTTTCTCTATTGGTTCAATCCTAGGTATTTTTGCAGCGTGGAAACGTGGCAGCAAATACGATGCCTTTGTAACTCCAGGGATGCTTATTCTACAAGCCGTACCTCAAGTTGTTATTGCCATGCTTGCGCTATTTACCTTCGCGATTGGTTTGAAGTGGTTCCCAACCGGCTACGCCTATACCGCAGGTACGATACCTGACTGGACAAGTTGGGCATTCATCAAAGATGTTGCTTACCACGCTTTCTTACCTTTGGTATGTGCTTCGGTTGTTCAAATTGGTGGCTTCCTAGTCAACATGCGTAACAACATGATCAACCTACTCGCAGAAGACTACATCACAATGGCGAAAGGCAAAGGCCTTAGCGAAAACCGAGTGGTATTCAATTACGCAGCTCGTAACGCGATGCTACCAAGTGTGACAGCCCTTTCAATGTCTTTAGGTATGGCAATCGGTGGTCAGTTAATTATCGAAATCATCTTTAACTACCCAGGTCTTGGTAGCGTACTTTTCAACGCAATTAACGCTCGTGACTACCAAGTATTACAAGGCCAACTGCTTATCATGACGCTATTCATGCTGTTCTTTAACCTAGTTGCAGACATGCTTTACGTTGTTCTTGACCCTCGTCTTCGTAAGGGTGGTAAATAA
- a CDS encoding ABC transporter permease: MKDILKLIWRNPMALTGVIILSIFILGAIAAPLITKHVPDKRTGNPHEYPGFVVKSAQTNPDSWVAQNLADDRRTLIMSKKADHVLGTTRMGRDVWSQVVYGARVSLAVGFGAGLTVCLLATVIGVSAGYFGGRVDDILTAAMNIMLVIPQYPLLFVVAAFIGEAGPLTITLVIGFMSWAWGARVVRSQTLALREKEFVKAAEVLGESSFRIIFVEILPNLISIVGASFIGSVMYAIMMEATISFLGLGDPNTISWGIMLYNVQTSSSMLIGAWWELLAPCIALTLLVTGLALLNFAVDEIANPQLRSHKGMKRWKKLAAQDKEEREPELPPQNALWSGDK, encoded by the coding sequence ATGAAAGATATTCTAAAACTCATTTGGCGTAACCCGATGGCCCTAACCGGTGTCATCATCCTAAGTATTTTTATTCTTGGTGCTATTGCTGCTCCATTGATCACCAAACATGTACCAGACAAGCGTACCGGTAATCCACACGAATACCCTGGCTTTGTCGTTAAATCTGCACAAACGAACCCGGATAGCTGGGTTGCTCAAAACCTAGCAGACGACCGCCGCACACTAATCATGTCTAAGAAGGCAGACCACGTACTAGGTACAACTCGTATGGGCCGTGACGTTTGGTCACAAGTGGTATACGGCGCACGTGTATCTCTGGCTGTAGGTTTTGGTGCGGGTCTTACCGTATGTTTATTAGCAACAGTTATCGGTGTTTCTGCAGGCTACTTTGGTGGCCGTGTCGATGACATTTTGACAGCCGCAATGAACATCATGCTGGTTATTCCTCAATACCCATTACTGTTCGTCGTTGCAGCCTTTATCGGTGAGGCAGGGCCACTCACCATAACCTTGGTTATCGGCTTTATGTCCTGGGCGTGGGGGGCGCGTGTTGTTCGTTCCCAAACCTTAGCACTGCGTGAAAAAGAGTTTGTAAAAGCCGCTGAAGTTCTGGGTGAATCTTCATTCCGTATCATCTTCGTAGAGATTCTGCCAAACCTTATCTCTATCGTTGGCGCGAGCTTCATTGGTTCGGTGATGTACGCAATCATGATGGAAGCTACGATTTCGTTCCTAGGTCTTGGTGACCCGAACACAATCAGCTGGGGCATCATGCTGTACAACGTTCAAACCTCTTCATCAATGCTGATTGGCGCTTGGTGGGAACTGTTGGCTCCTTGTATCGCATTGACACTACTTGTAACTGGTCTTGCTCTACTTAACTTCGCTGTCGATGAAATTGCTAACCCGCAACTGCGTTCTCACAAAGGCATGAAGCGTTGGAAGAAACTAGCAGCTCAAGACAAAGAAGAACGTGAACCAGAACTACCACCACAAAATGCACTTTGGAGCGGAGATAAATAA
- a CDS encoding ABC transporter ATP-binding protein: MSEPLISIRNLCVDYITESGDVRACNNVSFDIAPGEVFGLAGESGCGKSTVAFSLMRLHKPPAYISGGEVIFNGENILEYSDERMQSFRWSEMSMVFQSAMNALNPVLPMEEQFCDVIMRHTNMTREQAKQRAEGLLEIVDIHPSRLSDYPHQFSGGMRQRLVIAIALALNPKLIIMDEPTTALDVVVQREILQKIYALKEEFGFSILFITHDLSLMVEFSDRIGIMYSGELIEVANSQDILENPYHPYTKGLGSSFPPLTGPKTKLTGIPGNPLNLLEIPEGCRFQARCDRVHETCTKVPTKLRSIEPGHLSNCHLYGDPIVQRKL; this comes from the coding sequence ATGTCTGAACCACTAATTTCTATCCGTAACTTATGTGTGGATTACATCACAGAGTCTGGCGATGTTCGCGCGTGTAATAACGTAAGTTTCGACATCGCTCCAGGTGAAGTATTTGGCCTAGCTGGTGAATCTGGTTGTGGTAAATCAACAGTCGCTTTCTCTCTTATGCGTCTGCATAAGCCGCCCGCTTACATCAGTGGTGGTGAAGTCATCTTCAATGGTGAGAACATCCTTGAATACAGTGACGAACGTATGCAGTCGTTCCGCTGGAGCGAGATGTCGATGGTATTCCAGAGTGCGATGAACGCACTCAACCCTGTACTTCCAATGGAAGAGCAGTTCTGTGACGTAATCATGCGTCACACCAACATGACTCGTGAGCAAGCTAAGCAACGCGCTGAAGGTCTACTTGAAATCGTAGATATTCACCCAAGCCGATTGAGTGACTACCCTCACCAATTCTCTGGCGGCATGCGCCAACGCTTGGTTATTGCTATCGCTTTAGCATTGAACCCAAAGTTGATCATTATGGATGAGCCAACGACCGCGCTTGATGTGGTTGTTCAACGTGAAATCCTACAAAAGATCTATGCACTGAAAGAAGAGTTTGGTTTCTCAATCCTGTTCATCACCCATGACTTGTCATTGATGGTCGAGTTCTCTGACCGTATCGGCATCATGTATTCAGGTGAGCTTATCGAGGTCGCAAACTCTCAAGATATTCTAGAAAACCCTTACCACCCTTACACAAAAGGGCTGGGGAGTTCTTTCCCGCCACTGACAGGACCAAAGACAAAACTAACGGGTATTCCGGGCAACCCTTTAAACCTGTTAGAGATCCCTGAAGGGTGTCGTTTCCAAGCTCGTTGTGACCGTGTACATGAAACTTGTACCAAGGTGCCAACCAAGCTGCGTTCAATCGAACCGGGACATTTGTCTAACTGCCACCTGTACGGTGACCCAATAGTACAAAGGAAGCTATAG
- a CDS encoding ABC transporter ATP-binding protein, whose protein sequence is MSKDFGQLLVEGKNVVKDFPISSTTIQTPMMRAINDVSFKMYKSRGLAVVGESGSGKSTTAKMIAKMYAPSGGTIEYKGRDIQEISSRKDLMHYREGVQMVWQDPFGSLNPTHNIFHHIARPLLIHKKVSPGNKKELQERVYDLLEQVGLVPPQATAEKYPHQLSGGQRQRVNLARNIAVGAEVVLADEPTSMLDVSIRAGVLNLMEEMKFEKQMSLLYITHDIATARYIAEDISVMYVGHMVEWGDTDDVIANPQHPYTQLLVSAVPDPKKSIHDQLAGNKGEIPLWTPVSAGCPFAGRCTHAMDKCKEQLPGVTQLADNHFVRCYLHES, encoded by the coding sequence ATGAGCAAAGATTTCGGTCAATTATTGGTAGAAGGCAAGAATGTTGTAAAAGACTTCCCAATAAGCAGTACCACCATTCAAACCCCAATGATGCGCGCGATTAACGACGTATCATTCAAGATGTACAAAAGCCGTGGTCTAGCTGTGGTTGGTGAGTCTGGTTCAGGCAAATCAACAACAGCAAAAATGATCGCAAAAATGTACGCGCCTTCGGGCGGCACGATCGAATACAAAGGTCGTGATATCCAAGAGATCTCAAGCAGAAAAGATCTTATGCATTACCGTGAAGGCGTGCAGATGGTATGGCAAGACCCGTTTGGTTCCCTGAACCCGACACATAACATCTTCCACCACATTGCTCGCCCATTGTTGATCCACAAAAAAGTATCTCCAGGCAACAAGAAAGAGTTACAGGAACGTGTGTACGATCTTCTAGAGCAAGTGGGCTTAGTACCGCCGCAAGCAACAGCAGAAAAATACCCTCACCAACTTTCAGGTGGTCAACGTCAACGTGTCAACCTAGCCCGTAACATCGCGGTAGGTGCAGAGGTTGTATTAGCCGATGAACCAACATCGATGCTTGATGTATCGATTCGTGCTGGTGTTTTGAACCTGATGGAAGAGATGAAGTTTGAGAAGCAAATGTCTCTGCTTTACATCACTCACGATATCGCAACGGCTCGCTACATCGCTGAAGATATTTCCGTAATGTACGTTGGGCATATGGTGGAATGGGGCGATACCGATGACGTGATTGCGAACCCTCAACATCCTTACACCCAACTGCTTGTTTCTGCGGTTCCAGATCCTAAGAAATCTATCCACGACCAACTAGCAGGTAACAAAGGCGAAATCCCTCTTTGGACACCAGTATCAGCAGGTTGCCCATTTGCAGGCCGTTGTACTCACGCAATGGACAAGTGTAAAGAGCAATTACCGGGTGTCACTCAACTCGCAGATAACCACTTTGTACGTTGTTACCTACACGAAAGCTAA
- a CDS encoding glycoside hydrolase family 9 protein, giving the protein MLLLTNHIGYESTAPKQAILQTKKARLSSTTALLVCADNHITVGNFDVVKQGRVANWHQGQFFTIDFSSVTDSGRYYLRFDNLRSEVFEIGSNLLMKHTFSDVLHYFKSQRCGGTFDKKDRQAQILGTNRYVDVHGGWYDASGDVSKYFSHLSYGNYLNPQQIPMVVWNMLKSVRLTCNNPDFPKFSMTRLAEEALFGADFLVRMQDAAGYFYMTVFDKWSKDINQRDICAYATQEGHKSTDLQAGYRQGAGVAIAALAAASELETSGSYSSQTYLDTAAKGYWHLKEYNLQYLNDGEENIIDEYCALLAANELYRVTQDEQYLSEARTWATRLISRQQSDDSFEHFWSANTDGSRPYFHAAEAGLPVIALCEYIDNETDTELKERARTVVEQACQFEINITDKAINPFGYPRQYVKSVDGDKRDAFFVAQQNETGYWWQGENARLGSIATMAYLVQPHIQDADLQKRLIQLSQNSLDWILGLNPYHMCMLDGHGHNNPDYLPQLGFFNAKGGICNGITAGFDDEQDIAFNPPAQKDDMLQNWRWGEQWIPHGAWYLLATAAQFNHLAQCKEQ; this is encoded by the coding sequence ATGCTGTTATTGACCAACCATATTGGCTACGAATCCACGGCTCCAAAGCAGGCTATCCTGCAAACTAAGAAAGCTCGCTTATCAAGTACGACTGCACTTTTGGTGTGTGCCGACAACCATATTACCGTGGGTAACTTCGATGTTGTAAAGCAAGGCCGCGTAGCAAATTGGCATCAAGGGCAATTCTTCACTATCGATTTCAGTTCAGTCACTGATTCTGGTCGCTACTATCTACGTTTTGACAACCTACGCTCTGAAGTCTTTGAGATTGGTAGCAACCTATTAATGAAGCACACGTTTTCTGATGTGCTTCATTACTTTAAGTCACAACGTTGTGGCGGTACTTTCGACAAAAAAGATCGACAAGCACAGATTCTAGGTACCAACCGATACGTTGATGTTCATGGCGGTTGGTACGACGCATCGGGTGATGTAAGTAAGTACTTTAGCCACCTATCTTATGGTAACTACCTCAACCCTCAACAGATTCCGATGGTTGTTTGGAACATGCTAAAAAGCGTGCGCTTAACCTGCAATAACCCAGATTTCCCTAAATTCTCCATGACCCGTTTGGCGGAAGAAGCCCTATTCGGTGCGGACTTCTTAGTGCGCATGCAAGACGCGGCTGGATACTTCTATATGACGGTATTCGATAAGTGGAGCAAAGATATCAATCAGCGCGATATCTGCGCTTATGCCACTCAAGAAGGTCATAAATCAACCGACTTGCAAGCGGGCTATCGACAAGGTGCCGGTGTTGCTATTGCTGCACTGGCCGCAGCTTCCGAGCTTGAAACCTCTGGCAGTTACTCTAGCCAAACCTACCTTGATACAGCCGCGAAAGGTTACTGGCATCTAAAAGAGTACAACCTGCAATACCTAAATGATGGTGAAGAGAACATCATCGATGAGTATTGCGCCCTACTCGCAGCCAATGAGTTGTACCGAGTAACACAAGACGAACAATACCTTTCAGAAGCAAGAACTTGGGCGACTCGTTTAATCTCTCGTCAACAATCAGATGATTCATTTGAGCACTTTTGGTCAGCTAATACTGATGGCTCTCGCCCATACTTCCACGCTGCTGAAGCTGGATTACCAGTAATTGCCCTGTGCGAATACATCGACAATGAAACCGATACAGAGCTGAAAGAACGAGCTCGCACCGTTGTTGAACAAGCATGTCAGTTCGAAATCAATATTACCGACAAAGCCATCAATCCATTTGGCTACCCAAGACAGTACGTTAAGTCTGTCGATGGTGATAAGCGCGATGCCTTCTTTGTCGCTCAACAGAACGAAACTGGCTACTGGTGGCAAGGTGAAAACGCGCGTCTTGGCTCAATTGCGACCATGGCGTACTTAGTTCAACCACACATTCAAGATGCCGATCTTCAAAAGCGCTTAATCCAGCTTTCACAAAACAGCCTTGATTGGATTTTAGGATTGAATCCTTACCACATGTGCATGCTCGATGGTCACGGTCATAACAACCCAGACTACCTACCACAGCTTGGTTTCTTCAATGCCAAAGGCGGGATCTGCAATGGCATCACAGCGGGCTTTGACGATGAACAAGACATCGCATTCAATCCACCAGCGCAAAAAGATGACATGCTCCAAAACTGGCGTTGGGGCGAACAATGGATTCCTCATGGCGCGTGGTACCTACTGGCGACAGCAGCCCAATTCAATCATTTAGCACAATGTAAGGAGCAATAA